A window of Zingiber officinale cultivar Zhangliang chromosome 5A, Zo_v1.1, whole genome shotgun sequence contains these coding sequences:
- the LOC121979771 gene encoding uncharacterized protein LOC121979771, with the protein MHTERNFMENVLSTILGIAGKSKDHLNARRDLKEMGIRKALHPTLMASGKERILPAKFTMSKDEKLVCCKVLKNIKLPDGIASNISKCVHLEERNIWGLTSHDHHILMQLLLPLAIRKALPKDIVKVLIELTNFFRQLCSKVNHINDLEHIQDRITVILCHLERIFPPSFFDIMEHLPIHLVEEALLAGAVQFRWMYPIERYLCTLKKYVRNRAQFEASIAKGYLMEECMNFCTRYLDDVETKSNRPKRNFDGSNDEGRSTRKGVNITLDRVTWTQCHRYVLMNTDVVQPFIDMHMTELCVKFPRYGYHQLQSVHNDTFHTWFKTHVEEQLNARNSNFSEVIKALAIGPNPRGRSFKAYMINGFHFRTKAFETSRTTQNSGVMLRAKTTSYASRKDRNPIAGEIIYYGVLKNIIQVHYSNRMKFVMFNCDWVDNQRGKMEDYFKFTLVNFDHLMYRDNQMSDEPFIFASQAEQVFYSNDPVEPKWHVVLKMSRRDNYDVYSSLDQADSYSSQTLDDNIPIRDEDNAWVREDVVVDGAIDLGQDEEVVENDETY; encoded by the exons ATGCATACAGAGAGAAATTTCATGGAAAATGTACTTTCTACAATACTTGGCATAGCAGGAAAATCAAAGGATCATCTGAATGCTCGTCGTGATTTGAAAGAAATGGGAATAAGGAAAGCATTGCATCCTACTCTAATGGCCTCCGGTAAAGAGCGTATTCTTCCTGCAAAATTTACAATGTCCAAGGATGAAAAATTGGTTTGttgtaaagttttgaaaaatatcaaaCTTCCAGACGGCATTGCATCAAATATATCAAAATGTGTACACTTGGAGGAGCGAAATATATGGGGTTTGACGTCTCATGATCATCATATTCTTATGCAACTGTTGCTTCCGTTAGCTATTCGCAAAGCATTGCCTAAAGATATAGTTAAAGTTCTTATAGAGTTAACTAATTTTTTTAGGCAACTTTGCTCAAAAGTTAATCACATAAATGATTTGGAACACATCCAAGATAGAATTACTGTTATCCTATGTCATCTTGAGAGAATATTTCCTCcatctttttttgatataatggagCACTTACCTATACACTTGGTTGAAGAAGCATTACTTGCTGGAGCCGTACAATTTCGATGGATGTACCCCATAGAAAG ATATCTATGTACTCTGAAAAAATATGTGCGAAATCGTGCTCAATTCGAAGCTTCTATTGCTAAAGGCTATTTAATGGAAGAGTGCATGAATTTTTGCACAAGGTATCTAGATGATGTGGAAACCAAATCTAATCGACCCAAAAGAAATTTTGATGGCAGTAATGATGAAGGACGTTCTACAAGAAAAGGAGTGAACATAACTCTTGATAGAGTTACATGGACACAATGCCATCGTTATGTCTTAATGAACACTGATGTTGTGCAACCATTTATTGA TATGCATATGACAGAACTTTGTGTGAAGTTTCCACGTTATGGGTACCATCAACTTCAAAGTGTGCATAATGATACATTTCATACATGGTTCAAAACTCAT GTTGAAGAGCAGCTAAATGCAAGAAATTCTAACTTTTCAGAAGTAATCAAAGCATTAGCAATAGGCCCTAATCCTCGAGGGAGAAGTTTCAAGGCTTATATGATTAATGGATTTCATTTTCGTACAAAGGCTTTCGAAACTAGTAGAACAACTCAAAATAGTGGAGTAATGCTTAGGGCAAAAACTACTAGCTATGCTAGTAGGAAAGATAGGAATCCAATTGCTGGAGAAATTATTTACTATGGAGTATTGAAAAATATTATTCAAGTACACTATAGTAATAGGATGAAGTTTGTTATGTTCAATTGTGATTGGGTTGATAATCAAAGAGGGAAAATGGAAGATTATTTCAAATTTACCTTGGTGAATTTTGATCATCTAATGTATAGAGATAATCAGATGTCGGATGAACCATTCATATTTGCTAGTCAAGCAGAGCAAGTATTCTATAGCAATGATCCAGTGGAACCCAAATGGCATGTTGTTCTGAAAATGAGTCGCAGAGATAATTATGATGTTTACTCTTCTTTGGATCAAGCAGATTCATATTCTTCTCAAACTTTAGATGATAATATTCCTATTAGGGATGAGGATAACGCTTGGGTGAGGGAAGATGTAGTTGTTGATGGAGCCATTGATCTTGGACAAGACGAAGAAGTTGTAGAGAATGATGAAACATATTAG
- the LOC121979772 gene encoding uncharacterized protein LOC121979772: MNIGDMEKSWIDSKNRNSEEYRRKVDEFLELAYKDKTEDSRIYCPCCDCKNRYFVSKLDARMHIIVRGFYNKYRVWVYHGETYSSQQTTLSSGGTSDMNTNDNMFRMVQDVFGANNSHDFGLEDDLVGMDEKTRRYMKLLQEAECELYEDCKNFIKLAFIVHLLQLKVLGSWPDNSFTLLLQLLVKAFPHAKLPSSFYEAKKITEDLGFTYHTWDVCPNDCMIFRGEDSKLKECEVCESPRYKPGERTDDGVLRHPADSQVWKSFDNKYSSFASDCRNIRLGLATDGFNPFRTMNISHSTWPVMLIPYNLPPWLCMKQSNIILSVLVDGPKAPGNRIDVYLQPLIEELVELWNDGICTYDASSKQMFNLRAALLWAISDFPAYGNLSGWSTKGRFRKLRASFDGTREYGNKPRRLSGYEMYEEVREVLTDYKKDDIKKAQRGVSFTK, from the exons ATGAACATCGGCGATATGGAAAAAAGTTGGATTGATTCAAAGAATAGGAATTCAGAAGAATATAGAAGAAAAGTTGATGAATTTTTAGAGTTAGCTTACAAAGACAAGACTGAAGATAGCAGAATTTATTGTCCATGTTGTGATTGCAAGAATCGTTATTTTGTCTCTAAGTTAGATGCTAGGATGCATATTATTGTTAGAGGCTTTTACAATAAATATAGAGTTTGGGTTTACCATGGGGAAACTTACAGTTCTCAACAAACAACCTTGTCTTCTGGAGGTACAAGTGATATGAATACAAATGATAATATGTTTAGAATGGTTCAAGATGTTTTTGGTGCCAACAATAGCCATGAttttggattagaagatgatttAGTTGGGATGGATGAAAAAACCAGGCGATATATGAAATTATTGCAAGAAGCTGAGTGTGAATTGTATGAAGAttgtaaaaatttcataaaactggCATTCATTGTTCATCTCCTACAACTAAAAGTTCTAGGTAGTTGGCCTGATAATTCCTTCACTCTTTTACTTCAATTGTTGGTAAAAGCCTTTCCTCATGCAAAGTTACCTTCATCCTTTTATGAAGCCAAAAAAATAACTGAAGATCTTGGCTTCACATACCACACTTGGGATGTTTGCCCAAATGACTGTATGATATTTCGTGGTGAAGATAGTAAACTTAAAGAATGTGAAGTATGTGAATCACCTCGATACAAGCCTGGGG AAAGAACTGATGATGGTGTCCTGAGACACCCTGCTGATTCTCAAGTTTGGAAGTCTTTTGATAACAAATATTCATCTTTTGCTAGTGATTGTCGTAATATTAGACTTGGATTAGCTACGGATGGATTCAATCCTTTTAGAACAATGAACATATCTCATAGTACGTGGCCTGTTATGCTTATTCCATACAATTTACCCCCATGGCTATGCATGAAACAATCAAATATCATATTATCTGTGCTTGTTGATGGGCCTAAAGCACCTGGAAACAGAATAGATGTGTACTTACAGCCACTCATTGAAGAATTAGTAGAACTATGGAATGATGGTATATGTACTTATGATGCTTCAAGTAAGCAAATGTTTAATCTTCGTGCAGCTTTATTATGGGCAATCAGTGATTTTCCGGCTTATGGAAATTTATCTGGGTGGAGTACAAAAGGGAG ATTTCGAAAGCTGAGAGCATCCTTTGATGGAACACGAGAATATGGAAACAAGCCAAGAAGGCTTTCAGGGTATGAAATGTATGAAGAAGTGAGAGAAGTTTTAACAGATTATAAGAAAGATGACATTAAAAAGGCACAACGGGGAGTTTCATTTACCAAGTGA